The following proteins are encoded in a genomic region of Necator americanus strain Aroian chromosome II, whole genome shotgun sequence:
- a CDS encoding hypothetical protein (NECATOR_CHRII.G4717.T2), with product MNYNYEHLRVEFVSEYVVSVKLNRPRQMNALNQKIWSEIEDVFKKLDIDENCRVIILSGEGKAFSSGLDLKDGGLTELITLEEGDDVARKARQIRRKIQKMQQAFTNIEECCKPVIAAIHGVCYGGGIDIISACDIRQCTKDATFSVKEVDVGLAADVGSLNRLPKICGNESWLKEVAFSARNFGADEAFKFDLVSRIHATYDDMFREVLSLARNIAEKSPVAVQGTKVVLNFSRDHTVEEGLRFVATWNQSQLMTEDISKSGLATMTKSPMPPFSKI from the exons ATGAACTACAACTATGAGCATCTTCGAGTGGAATTCGTTAGTGAATACGTGGTCAGCGTAAAACTAAACCGCCCACGTCAGATGAATGCGCTTAATCAGAAAATTTGGAG CGAAATCGAAGACGTGTTCAAGAAACTAGACATTGACGAAAATTGCCGAGTTATTATTTTGAGCGGCGAAGGAAAAGCGTTCTCGTCTGGTCTCGATCTCAAAG ATGGTGGTCTAACCGAACTCATAACCCtagaagaaggcgacgacgttGCAAGGAAAGCAAGACAAATTCgcagaaaaattcagaaaatgcaACAAGCGTTCACAAATATTGAAGAG TGCTGCAAACCAGTGATTGCGGCTATTCATGGAGTTTGCTACGGTGGAGGTATCGACATCATATCAGCATGCGACATTCGTCAATGCACCAAGGATGCGACCTTTTCAGTGAAG gaagtggATGTTGGCCTAGCTGCAGATGTCGGTAGCCTTAATCGTTTGCCAAAAATTTGTGGCAATGAAAGTTGGCTGAAAGAG gttGCATTTTCTGCCCGCAACTTTGGAGCGGATGAAGCGTTCAAATTTG ATTTGGTGAGTCGCATTCACGCCACGTATGACGACATGTTCAGAGAAGTTCTTAGTCTAGCCAGGAATATAGCCGAGAAGAGCCCAGTCGCAGTACAAGGGACCAAG GTCGTTCTAAACTTTTCCCGTGATCATACTGTTGAAGAAGGCTTGCGATTTGTG gcCACATGGAATCAATCACAACTGATGACAGAAGATATTTCAAAGAGTGGACTAGCAACGATGACTAAATCACCAATGCcgcctttttcaaaaatataa